A window of Ciconia boyciana chromosome 9, ASM3463844v1, whole genome shotgun sequence genomic DNA:
ctggggcagcACGACGCACAGGGGTGCAGCTGCGGAGGGGAGAAGCACCGCATTCGGTTCGGCAGACGAGGCCGGGGGGAGGCTCGCAGCCTGGGGGAGGCTCGCAGCCTGGGGGTGAGCTGTCGGAGGCCAGCAGCTGAGCttcagggagggagagatggggcaggcagctgcctgcaaggCAGGGTTTGCTTCGCCCGGGCTTGCGGAGGGTggacagcaggcagcagcctaCGATCGCTCCCCAGAGCGTGTGCCGGGGGTTCCTTTATTGGGTTTCTGGTAGAAAGGGCACATTGGGACACCGTAACGACGGGCAGGGATGTAACAAACTGACCCAGCGCACAAAGCTCAGGCGATCGTGTCACGCTTTTCTTCTGCCGGGGTGATTTCAGCCGAGGCAGGGCTAGAGCCGAACgcaggagaggggagaactctccctcctcccccaggcAGGATCCagccttccctcctgctctgcgAAGGGGCAGAACAGCAGCTCGGTTACCGAGCGCTGCGGGCAGCAGTCCTGCCCGTGGTTCTGGGCACTGCTAGCACTTCTGCCTGCTGGAGGTTTGCCCGTTGAAGAGGCGCTTCAAGAAGTAGAGCTGCAGGGCCCCAGAGAGGACAATGACGCAGCTCTGAGCCATCGACCACCAGTTGACGTAGTTGTAGTTGGACTCCAGGAGGAAGGAGTCGGCCCCTTTCCGCATCCGGGCGAAGTTGTAGAACCGCCACATGTGGAAGATGTGGAGCTGCAGCTTCCGCATGCTGACCTGCGGGAGAGGCGGGCGCTCGGCAGCGGGCCGTGGCagagcctggggctggcagagcccctCCGAGAGCCGCCCGCTGGGCTCAGCATTAAATTAAGCTGCGGCTCAGCCAACAGCAAACGCCCTTCTCGGTTCCTCTGGGAGGACGTGCCCGTCCCTGCTGCATCGGAGCACCCCGTGGGCACCCTGACACTCACCCCGATTGCCTCCAGGGTGTCGTTCagctctttcctctcttccagctgcttgtTTTCCACGTTGAAGCCTTCGTAATAGACACCAAAGTTAAGATACACCTGCATGAAGCCAAAGTGGTTTTGCTGGTTGTCCAGGCACAGCTGGTAGAAACCTGCAGGGAGAAGTGGGGATGGTTGTTCCCCAGGTaggagagctgctgccaggcagaCCCATCCCCAGTGCTCGACCCTCATCGTCCCCGTTAGGGACAGACATATCGGCACTCTGGGACGTGCTCGCCAGGCTTGGAGCTGCtggccaggagctggcagccccTGGACACCAGCCTCCTGTCTGCCGGCGGCTGGGCCGGGCAGGGACCGCGGCAGCGGGGACCTGTCTCCTTGGTGAGGAAGTTGATCTGTCCTCGCACGTGCTGGGAAGCGCCGAGCTGGAAGCCGTTGGGGTCGCTCGCCGTGGCCAGGATGTTCCTGTTGCTGGCGATCCCCGTCGCCCGCTGGACCTGGAGGCAGGAAACACCCGAGGGGCGTTCGTGGGCCTGACTCTGCACCCAGGAAACAGATGGGAGCCCACAGGAGCCCTCGTGTGCAGGGCAGGGACCCAGCGGGGACCTGCCTCTACTGGGGGTTCGTCTGGGAAGCTGCCCCCTTTGTTACGGTGAGCTGAGGCCAGGAACAGCCTCCAGCAAGCTGCCAGCTACATGTAAACGAAAAAACCTGCAGCCCTGGGTAATGAACCCCGCGGTTCCTGATGCCCGCTCACAGTGCTGCAGGCACTCGCACAGACCCCCCGTCTCCCACCCTGTGCGCCCTCCCTGGCTCCCTGCCGCCTGGATtgggtgctgctggcactgccGGCCGCTGGAGCGTTGGAGATGGAGCTGTGCCGAGCCCCGGGGCCGTGCCGT
This region includes:
- the TMED6 gene encoding transmembrane emp24 domain-containing protein 6, which gives rise to MITPATSGPCPGGRERWRLGRRMLLLVLLALLGPAGCPKTEPLSGSSQEPLFRGADRYDFAIVIPAGAVECFWQFAHQSGNFFFSYEVQRATGIASNRNILATASDPNGFQLGASQHVRGQINFLTKETGFYQLCLDNQQNHFGFMQVYLNFGVYYEGFNVENKQLEERKELNDTLEAIGVSMRKLQLHIFHMWRFYNFARMRKGADSFLLESNYNYVNWWSMAQSCVIVLSGALQLYFLKRLFNGQTSSRQKC